From the genome of Tistrella bauzanensis, one region includes:
- a CDS encoding ABC transporter permease subunit — protein sequence MHADSNLPPPAGLPAAAPAGTGAPVPPRAILAFWADFKRNPGAVSGLAIILVIAFLAVFADLVAPHSPNAQFRDALLLPPAFVEGGNWVYPLGTDDVGRDMLSRLIHGARLSLLIGIIVVTLSLAAGILLGLVAGFFGGVVDTLIMRLMDVMLALPSLLLAIAIVAILGPGLANAMFAIAIVVLPHYVRLTRAAAMGEVNKEYVTASRLAGARPLRLMFQAILPNCMAPLIVQATLGFSTAILDAAALGFLGLGAQPPTPEWGTMLAGVLQYIQRAWWVVTLPGLAILITVLAFNLLGDGLRDALDPRMKR from the coding sequence ATGCACGCTGACAGCAACCTGCCGCCGCCGGCCGGTCTGCCGGCGGCGGCCCCGGCCGGCACCGGCGCCCCGGTGCCGCCCCGGGCCATTCTGGCCTTCTGGGCCGATTTCAAGCGCAATCCCGGCGCCGTCTCCGGGCTGGCGATCATCCTGGTGATCGCGTTTCTGGCGGTGTTCGCCGATCTGGTGGCGCCACACAGCCCGAATGCCCAGTTCCGCGATGCCCTGCTGCTGCCGCCGGCCTTCGTCGAGGGCGGCAACTGGGTCTATCCGCTGGGCACCGATGATGTTGGGCGCGACATGCTCTCGCGCCTGATCCACGGCGCCCGGCTCAGCCTACTGATCGGCATCATCGTCGTCACCCTGTCGCTGGCGGCCGGCATCCTGCTGGGGCTGGTGGCCGGTTTCTTCGGCGGTGTGGTCGACACGCTGATCATGCGGCTGATGGATGTCATGCTGGCCCTGCCCAGCCTGCTGCTGGCGATCGCGATCGTGGCGATCCTGGGGCCCGGTCTTGCCAACGCCATGTTCGCGATCGCGATCGTGGTGCTGCCGCATTATGTGCGTCTGACCCGGGCGGCCGCGATGGGCGAGGTCAACAAGGAATATGTCACCGCCTCGCGCCTCGCCGGCGCCCGGCCGTTGCGGCTGATGTTCCAGGCGATCCTGCCCAATTGCATGGCGCCCTTGATCGTGCAGGCGACGCTGGGGTTTTCCACCGCGATCCTGGATGCGGCGGCGCTGGGCTTCCTGGGCCTGGGCGCCCAGCCGCCGACCCCTGAATGGGGCACGATGCTGGCCGGCGTGCTGCAATACATCCAGCGCGCCTGGTGGGTGGTGACCCTGCCGGGGCTGGCGATCCTGATTACCGTGCTGGCCTTCAACCTGCTCGGCGACGGATTGCGCGATGCCCTCGATCCCAGGATGAAACGCTGA
- a CDS encoding ABC transporter permease subunit, whose product MFAFVFRRLGLVIPTFLGVTLFAFILIRLIPGDPVAMLAGERGMSPERHAQMMAQLGLDRPMIEQYVMYLWSLLQGDFGRSLVTRTPVLDEFMTLFPATLELSVTAMLFALIIGLPAGIIAAVRRGTALDHTVMAGALTGYSMPIFWWGLLLILLFSVTLGWTPVSGRISVLYYIEPVTGFMLIDTLLSDEPEAFWSALHHLVLPAIVLGTIPLAVIARMTRSSMLEVLGEDYVRTARAKGLNPVRVVLVHALRNALIPVITVIGLQVGLLLAGAILTETIFAWPGIGKWLIESIGRRDYPSVQGGILLVSCVVIVVNLIVDLLYGIINPRIRHAR is encoded by the coding sequence ATGTTCGCTTTTGTGTTCCGGCGCCTGGGCCTGGTCATTCCGACCTTCCTCGGCGTCACCCTGTTCGCCTTCATCCTGATCCGGCTGATCCCCGGTGACCCGGTGGCCATGCTTGCCGGTGAACGCGGCATGTCGCCCGAACGCCACGCCCAGATGATGGCGCAGCTCGGCCTCGATCGTCCGATGATCGAGCAATACGTGATGTATCTGTGGTCCCTGCTCCAGGGGGATTTCGGCCGCTCGCTGGTCACCCGCACGCCGGTGCTCGACGAGTTCATGACCCTGTTTCCGGCCACGCTGGAACTCAGCGTCACCGCCATGCTGTTCGCCCTGATCATCGGCCTGCCCGCCGGGATCATCGCCGCCGTGCGCCGTGGAACCGCACTTGATCACACCGTGATGGCCGGTGCCCTGACCGGCTATTCGATGCCGATCTTCTGGTGGGGCCTGCTGCTGATCCTGCTGTTTTCGGTGACGCTGGGCTGGACGCCGGTCTCGGGCCGGATCAGCGTGCTCTATTACATCGAGCCTGTGACCGGGTTCATGCTGATCGACACGCTGCTGTCGGACGAACCTGAAGCCTTCTGGTCGGCGCTGCATCATCTGGTGCTGCCGGCGATCGTGCTGGGCACCATCCCGCTGGCGGTGATCGCGCGGATGACCCGGTCGTCGATGCTGGAGGTTCTGGGCGAGGACTACGTCCGCACCGCCCGCGCCAAGGGGCTGAACCCGGTGCGCGTGGTGCTGGTGCATGCCCTGCGCAATGCGTTGATCCCGGTGATCACCGTGATCGGATTGCAGGTGGGCCTGCTGCTGGCCGGGGCCATCCTGACCGAGACCATCTTCGCCTGGCCGGGGATCGGCAAATGGCTGATCGAGTCGATCGGCCGGCGGGATTATCCCTCGGTACAGGGCGGCATCCTGCTGGTGTCCTGCGTCGTGATCGTGGTCAACCTGATCGTCGATCTTCTCTATGGCATCATCAATCCGCGGATCCGACATGCACGCTGA
- a CDS encoding ABC transporter substrate-binding protein yields the protein MYKALMGAAAAVALLGAVGAAEAKTMVYCSEGSPEGFNPQLFTSGTTFDASSRNVYNRLVEFERGTTTVKPGLAERYDVSDDGLTYTFHLRKGVKFQSVKGFTPSRDFNADDVVYSFERQLNPDHPYHKVSGGTYEYFQGMSMPSLLKAVEKVDDQTVRFVLNRPEAPFIANMAMDFASILSAEYADKMQTAGTPEKVDLEPVGTGPFQLVNYQKDAVIRYKAHPDYWRGKGDIDTLVFSITPDASVRYAKIKAGECHVMPFPNPADLAQMGSDPDVNLMSQEGLNIGYLAFNVRKKPFDDVKVRQALNLATNKAAIIEAIYQGAGKVAKNPIPPTIWSYNDKVEDYPYDPEQAKALLKEAGLEGGFETDIWAMPVQRPYNPGARRMAEMIQSDWAAIGVKANIVSYEWGEYLKRAQAGEHQTLLLGWTGDNGDPDNFLAVLLGCDAANGGSNYAGWCYKPFDDLIMKAKTVADQGERTKLYEEAQVVFKEQAPWMTIAHSVVYQPIRPEVQDWRIDPLGGHYFYGPSLKD from the coding sequence ATGTACAAGGCTCTGATGGGTGCGGCGGCTGCCGTGGCCCTGCTCGGTGCGGTTGGTGCCGCCGAGGCGAAGACGATGGTGTACTGCTCGGAGGGGAGCCCCGAGGGGTTCAACCCGCAGCTCTTCACCTCAGGCACGACCTTCGATGCCAGTTCGCGCAACGTCTACAACCGGCTGGTGGAATTCGAGCGCGGCACGACGACGGTGAAGCCGGGCCTGGCCGAGCGCTATGACGTGTCGGATGACGGCCTGACCTACACCTTCCACCTGCGCAAGGGTGTGAAGTTCCAGTCGGTCAAGGGGTTCACCCCCAGCCGCGACTTCAACGCCGATGACGTGGTCTACAGCTTCGAGCGTCAGTTGAACCCCGATCACCCGTACCACAAGGTTTCGGGGGGCACGTATGAATACTTCCAGGGCATGAGCATGCCGTCGCTGCTCAAAGCGGTCGAAAAGGTCGACGACCAGACCGTCCGATTCGTTCTGAACCGCCCGGAAGCACCGTTCATCGCCAATATGGCGATGGATTTCGCCTCGATCCTGTCGGCCGAATATGCCGACAAGATGCAGACGGCCGGCACGCCCGAGAAAGTCGATCTTGAGCCGGTGGGCACCGGCCCGTTCCAGCTGGTCAATTACCAGAAGGACGCGGTGATCCGCTATAAGGCGCATCCCGATTACTGGCGCGGCAAGGGTGATATCGACACGCTGGTGTTCTCGATCACGCCCGACGCCTCGGTGCGCTATGCCAAGATCAAGGCCGGCGAATGTCATGTGATGCCGTTCCCCAACCCGGCCGATCTGGCGCAGATGGGCAGCGACCCCGACGTCAACCTGATGTCGCAGGAAGGGCTGAACATCGGCTATCTGGCGTTCAACGTGCGCAAGAAGCCGTTCGATGACGTCAAGGTCCGCCAGGCGCTGAACCTGGCCACCAACAAGGCGGCGATCATCGAGGCGATCTATCAGGGTGCCGGCAAGGTTGCCAAGAACCCGATCCCGCCGACCATCTGGTCGTATAACGACAAGGTCGAGGATTACCCTTACGACCCGGAGCAGGCCAAGGCGCTGCTGAAGGAAGCCGGCCTTGAGGGCGGGTTCGAGACCGACATCTGGGCGATGCCGGTGCAGCGGCCCTATAACCCCGGCGCGCGGCGCATGGCCGAGATGATCCAGTCCGACTGGGCCGCGATCGGCGTGAAGGCCAATATCGTCTCCTATGAGTGGGGCGAGTATCTGAAGCGCGCCCAGGCCGGCGAACACCAGACCCTGCTGCTGGGCTGGACCGGCGACAATGGCGACCCCGACAACTTCCTGGCGGTGCTGCTTGGCTGCGACGCGGCCAATGGCGGTTCCAACTATGCCGGCTGGTGCTACAAGCCGTTCGACGACCTGATCATGAAGGCCAAGACCGTCGCCGATCAGGGCGAGCGGACCAAGCTGTATGAAGAGGCGCAGGTCGTGTTCAAGGAACAGGCGCCCTGGATGACCATCGCCCATTCGGTGGTGTATCAGCCGATCCGGCCAGAGGTGCAGGATTGGCGGATCGATCCGCTCGGCGGCCATTACTTCTATGGCCCGAGCCTCAAGGACTGA
- a CDS encoding glutathione S-transferase family protein yields MGVMIDGVWHDRWYDTAKSGGRFEREASRFRDRLALTPDDDGLPAVPGRYHLYVSLACPWAHRTLIWRKLKRLEDAISVSVVDPRMGGAGWTFGAPVEAGPDAPAFAGATGDDLAGHTALHQVYASANPGYTGRVTVPVLWDRERATIVNNESAELVRMLDRAFDHLAPAHGNPDLVLCPDDLRDEIDAVNALVYDAINNGVYKAGFATTQAAYEDAVEPLFAALDQMEARLAAGAGWLVGGRMTEADLRLFTTLIRFDPVYHGHFKCNRRRIADYRMLRALTARIAAVPAVAATIDDAHIRWHYYWSHTTINPTRVVPVGPGDPLVVNPDFPAPTLPGL; encoded by the coding sequence ATGGGCGTGATGATCGACGGCGTCTGGCACGATCGCTGGTACGACACCGCGAAATCCGGCGGTCGTTTCGAACGCGAGGCCAGCCGCTTCCGCGACCGGCTGGCGTTGACCCCGGATGACGACGGCCTGCCGGCGGTGCCCGGCCGCTATCATCTGTATGTGTCGCTGGCCTGCCCCTGGGCGCATCGCACGCTGATCTGGCGTAAGCTGAAGCGGCTGGAGGATGCGATTTCGGTCAGCGTGGTCGACCCGCGCATGGGCGGCGCCGGCTGGACCTTCGGCGCGCCGGTGGAAGCGGGGCCGGATGCGCCGGCCTTCGCCGGGGCGACCGGCGACGATCTGGCAGGACACACGGCGCTGCATCAGGTTTATGCCTCGGCCAATCCCGGCTATACCGGCCGGGTGACGGTGCCGGTGCTGTGGGACCGCGAGCGCGCCACGATCGTGAACAATGAAAGCGCCGAACTGGTGCGGATGCTGGACCGTGCCTTCGACCATCTGGCGCCGGCCCATGGCAATCCGGATCTGGTGCTGTGCCCCGATGACCTGCGGGACGAGATCGACGCGGTCAACGCGCTGGTCTATGACGCGATCAACAACGGCGTCTACAAGGCCGGCTTCGCCACCACCCAGGCGGCCTATGAGGATGCGGTCGAGCCGTTGTTCGCGGCCCTCGACCAGATGGAGGCACGCCTGGCGGCCGGCGCCGGCTGGCTGGTCGGCGGGCGGATGACGGAAGCCGATCTCAGGCTGTTCACCACCCTGATCCGCTTCGATCCGGTCTATCACGGCCATTTCAAATGCAACCGCCGGCGGATTGCCGACTACCGGATGCTGCGCGCGCTGACCGCCCGCATCGCGGCCGTCCCGGCCGTGGCCGCGACCATCGATGACGCCCATATCCGCTGGCATTATTACTGGAGCCACACCACCATCAACCCGACCCGGGTGGTGCCGGTCGGCCCTGGCGACCCGCTGGTGGTGAACCCGGACTTTCCGGCGCCGACGCTGCCGGGGTTGTGA
- the wrbA gene encoding NAD(P)H:quinone oxidoreductase, with the protein MTKVLVLYYSMYGHIETMAGAVAEGAASVDGVEVTVKRVPETMPREVAEKAGAKLDQAAPEATPAELPDYDAIIFGTPTRFGNMAAQMRSFLDQTGGLWAQGKLVGKVGSVFVSTATGGGNESTVLTFWPTLAHHGMVIVGLPYAAPELFDISEARGGSPYGAGSLAGGDGSRQPSAKELSMARFQGAHVAGIARKLAGA; encoded by the coding sequence ATGACCAAGGTTCTGGTCCTGTATTACAGCATGTACGGCCATATCGAGACGATGGCGGGCGCCGTGGCCGAGGGCGCTGCATCGGTCGACGGCGTCGAGGTGACCGTGAAGCGGGTGCCCGAGACCATGCCGCGCGAGGTGGCCGAAAAGGCCGGCGCCAAGCTGGACCAGGCCGCTCCCGAGGCGACGCCGGCCGAACTTCCCGACTATGACGCGATCATCTTCGGCACCCCGACCCGCTTCGGCAACATGGCCGCCCAGATGCGCAGCTTCCTCGACCAGACCGGCGGCCTATGGGCGCAGGGCAAGCTGGTCGGCAAGGTCGGCAGCGTGTTCGTGTCGACCGCGACCGGCGGTGGCAACGAGTCGACCGTGCTGACCTTCTGGCCGACGCTGGCCCATCACGGCATGGTGATCGTGGGCCTGCCCTATGCGGCCCCGGAACTGTTCGACATTTCCGAGGCCCGTGGTGGCAGCCCCTATGGCGCCGGTTCGCTGGCCGGCGGCGATGGCAGCCGCCAGCCCAGCGCCAAGGAGCTGTCGATGGCACGCTTCCAGGGTGCCCATGTCGCCGGTATTGCCAGAAAGCTCGCCGGCGCCTGA
- a CDS encoding LysR family transcriptional regulator, translating to MDHLTSMAVFARVVEAQSFSSAARALGLSKSAVSKHIGRLEDRLGARLLNRTTRRLSLTEMGEVYYRRCARILREAEEADLEVGRLQDEPRGTLRINAPMSFGLLHLAPCLPGFMERYPHVRVEVSLDDRFVDVVDEGYDLVVRIGNLADSSLIARKLAESRTMVVATPGYWDTHGRPQHPRDLARHNCLEYAYLSTRNEWRFRAREGAETIAVRISGTLNANNGQILRDAALAGTGVARLPAFIVGTEIAAGLIEPVLEDFAPPPVDIFAVYPHNRHLSAKVRSFIDHYVDWLRQRRQDMPFS from the coding sequence ATGGATCACCTGACCAGCATGGCGGTGTTCGCGCGCGTGGTGGAAGCGCAGAGCTTCTCGTCGGCGGCGCGGGCGCTGGGCTTGTCGAAATCGGCGGTGTCCAAGCACATCGGCCGGCTGGAAGACCGGCTGGGCGCCCGGCTGCTGAACCGCACCACCCGCAGGCTCAGCCTCACCGAGATGGGCGAGGTCTATTATCGCCGGTGCGCGCGCATCCTGCGCGAGGCGGAAGAGGCCGATCTTGAGGTCGGGCGGCTTCAGGACGAGCCGCGCGGCACGCTGCGCATCAACGCGCCGATGTCGTTCGGCCTGCTGCATCTGGCCCCCTGCCTGCCCGGCTTCATGGAGCGATACCCCCATGTCCGGGTCGAGGTGTCGCTGGACGACCGTTTCGTCGATGTGGTCGATGAAGGCTATGATCTGGTGGTGCGGATCGGCAATCTGGCCGACAGCAGCCTGATCGCCCGCAAGCTGGCCGAAAGCCGGACCATGGTGGTGGCGACGCCCGGCTATTGGGACACCCACGGCCGGCCGCAGCACCCGCGCGACCTGGCCCGCCACAACTGTCTGGAATATGCCTATCTCTCCACCCGCAATGAATGGCGCTTCCGCGCGCGGGAGGGGGCTGAGACGATCGCGGTCAGGATCTCGGGCACCCTGAATGCCAATAACGGCCAGATCCTGCGCGATGCGGCCCTGGCCGGCACCGGTGTCGCCCGGCTGCCCGCCTTCATCGTCGGCACCGAGATCGCCGCCGGACTGATCGAGCCGGTGCTTGAGGATTTCGCGCCGCCACCGGTCGATATCTTCGCGGTCTATCCCCATAACCGGCATCTGTCGGCCAAGGTGCGCAGTTTCATCGATCATTATGTCGACTGGTTGCGCCAGCGCCGCCAGGACATGCCCTTCTCCTGA
- a CDS encoding DUF1499 domain-containing protein translates to MPSDDAFPDMPEPGPQGRPQDGGVIDLAAFTARPHPNWCLAAPADALPGLTPHILTAMLPMSPDRLCGLMARMLRSRPRTRIIAADPNSFRIDAIQRSRIFRFTDDVALWAMPVGDGAAPVILSRSRIGRNDLGANRRRVEAWLGALTSGR, encoded by the coding sequence ATGCCCAGCGATGACGCGTTCCCCGACATGCCCGAGCCTGGTCCGCAGGGTCGCCCGCAGGATGGCGGGGTCATCGATCTGGCGGCGTTCACGGCGCGGCCGCACCCGAACTGGTGCCTTGCGGCGCCCGCCGATGCCCTGCCCGGCCTGACGCCGCATATCCTGACGGCGATGCTGCCGATGTCGCCCGACCGGCTGTGCGGGCTGATGGCGCGGATGCTGCGCAGTCGCCCGCGCACCCGCATCATTGCCGCCGACCCCAACTCTTTCCGGATCGACGCCATCCAGCGCAGCCGGATCTTCCGCTTCACGGACGATGTGGCGCTGTGGGCAATGCCGGTCGGGGACGGGGCGGCGCCGGTGATCCTGTCGCGGTCGCGGATCGGCCGCAATGATCTGGGCGCCAACCGCCGGCGGGTGGAAGCCTGGCTTGGCGCCCTGACCAGCGGCCGGTGA
- a CDS encoding LysE family translocator, whose product METMTLILFAATVLPLICTPGPDMLFVAAQAVSGGTAAGLRATAGVCLGYVVHSTLVALGIAALIAASPVLFDALRWLGVGYLVWLGLRLLRHALAAGRLTLQDVGHNRPLARGFLTALLNPKGMMIYMAILPQFMTAGAGIAPQAAALSVIFIGLCGLVYTGLSLAIGIMGRRWARGGALFGGRGRRWAEAAAGAMLIAAAGRLAAN is encoded by the coding sequence ATGGAAACCATGACCCTGATCCTGTTCGCGGCCACCGTGCTGCCCCTGATCTGCACCCCCGGCCCGGACATGCTGTTCGTGGCCGCACAGGCCGTGTCCGGCGGCACGGCGGCGGGCTTGCGTGCCACCGCCGGTGTCTGCCTGGGCTATGTTGTGCATTCGACACTGGTGGCGCTGGGTATCGCCGCCCTGATCGCGGCGTCACCGGTGCTGTTCGATGCGCTGCGCTGGCTGGGGGTGGGCTATCTGGTCTGGCTGGGCCTGCGGCTGCTGCGCCACGCGCTCGCCGCCGGGCGGTTGACGCTGCAGGATGTGGGCCATAACCGGCCATTGGCCCGCGGCTTTCTAACCGCGCTGCTGAACCCCAAGGGGATGATGATCTATATGGCGATCCTGCCGCAGTTCATGACGGCGGGGGCCGGCATCGCCCCGCAGGCGGCAGCCCTGTCGGTCATCTTCATCGGCCTGTGCGGGCTGGTCTATACCGGCCTCAGCCTCGCCATCGGCATCATGGGCCGGCGCTGGGCGCGCGGCGGCGCCCTGTTCGGTGGTCGCGGCCGGCGTTGGGCCGAGGCCGCAGCCGGGGCCATGCTGATCGCGGCCGCCGGCCGGCTGGCCGCGAACTGA
- a CDS encoding Lrp/AsnC family transcriptional regulator encodes MKLDEIDRRILRALQRDARIQNVDLAREVGLTPSPCLRRVRLLEQAGVIRRYVAVLDPAQVGAGLSLFVRVWLKAQDVETIDSFIAAVERIPEIVDCYIMLGDCDFLLRVVAADLDDYRRIQAAHLGRLPGVQNLKTEVPSQTVKQSHALPLR; translated from the coding sequence ATGAAACTGGACGAGATCGACCGGCGCATCCTGCGCGCGCTGCAACGCGATGCCCGGATCCAGAATGTCGATCTGGCGCGCGAGGTGGGGCTCACCCCCTCTCCCTGTCTGCGCCGGGTGCGCCTGCTGGAACAGGCCGGGGTGATCCGGCGCTATGTCGCGGTGCTCGACCCCGCACAGGTCGGTGCCGGGCTGTCTCTGTTCGTGCGGGTGTGGCTGAAGGCACAGGACGTCGAGACCATCGACAGCTTCATCGCCGCGGTCGAGCGCATCCCCGAAATCGTCGACTGCTATATCATGTTGGGCGACTGCGATTTTCTGCTGCGGGTGGTGGCCGCCGACCTGGATGACTACCGCCGCATCCAGGCCGCCCATCTGGGCCGTCTGCCCGGCGTGCAGAACCTGAAGACCGAGGTGCCCAGCCAGACAGTGAAGCAGAGCCATGCCCTGCCGCTGCGCTGA
- a CDS encoding glyoxalase superfamily protein, whose protein sequence is MTQPSLDAVKAQARALRQALRSGNMIVSHARALELVARQHGARDWNTLHARLARRGTRSGLALGDRVAGRYLGQVYSGEVVGLSGGARHRQVEIRLDRPVDTVRFESFSNWRHRIRGTVDTTGRSHRKTSDGMPHLIVEKAAS, encoded by the coding sequence ATGACACAGCCGTCACTCGATGCCGTCAAAGCCCAGGCCAGGGCGCTGCGGCAGGCACTCAGATCCGGGAACATGATCGTCAGCCATGCCCGGGCCCTTGAACTCGTTGCCCGGCAGCACGGAGCGCGGGACTGGAATACGCTCCACGCCCGTCTTGCCCGGCGAGGCACCCGATCGGGCCTCGCCCTGGGCGATCGGGTGGCGGGGCGCTATCTGGGGCAGGTCTATAGTGGTGAGGTCGTCGGCCTCTCAGGAGGCGCGCGCCATCGCCAGGTGGAGATCAGGCTCGACCGGCCGGTCGACACCGTTCGGTTCGAAAGCTTCTCGAACTGGCGCCACCGCATCCGCGGCACCGTGGACACGACCGGTCGCAGTCACCGCAAGACCTCGGATGGCATGCCCCATCTGATCGTGGAGAAGGCGGCATCCTGA
- a CDS encoding MATE family efflux transporter translates to MSVGRAANAVENPFLTRPIGRLFLSNALPMVVVMSTGGLLNVVDGIFVGRLIGADALAAVSLAFPVVMLLTALTALAGGGMSSLLARHLGAGSRTRASAVFAGAHGLALALSVVLILAALTIGPATISFLAGGNPAVAAPARDYLLILILGAPVQFGLGLHADALRNEGRAGLIALLSVLVNLLNIAANYTAIVCLDLGVAGSAAGTVAAQALGLSLLVAVRGRSSSLLPLAALLRDNWLSGWRQILALGLPLSLSFIGMALVVSTVLVAIGTDADGADQATCVAAYGVVTRMLGLAFLPQMAIALSTQSITGNNVGAGRVDRARAALRLAMASAFLWCLSVALAGMFAGGTLGALFSTDPAIATAVGAIMRPMTALYAITGPILVMAMHFQAMGYPSRTAVLTLAKPWILTPALIVALNAAFGARGLWFAFPVADAVLFALALTIIFWFRVPDTAPLAPQAKEVA, encoded by the coding sequence ATGTCTGTCGGACGGGCTGCCAATGCCGTTGAAAACCCCTTTCTGACGCGACCCATCGGACGATTATTCCTGTCCAACGCCTTGCCCATGGTGGTGGTCATGTCGACGGGCGGTCTGCTGAACGTGGTCGACGGGATCTTTGTCGGGCGTCTCATCGGCGCCGACGCTCTTGCCGCCGTCAGCCTGGCATTTCCCGTCGTCATGCTGCTGACCGCGTTGACCGCGCTGGCGGGTGGCGGCATGTCGAGCCTGCTGGCCCGGCATCTTGGCGCGGGATCGCGGACCCGGGCGAGCGCCGTCTTCGCCGGCGCGCACGGGCTGGCTCTCGCATTGAGTGTCGTCCTGATCCTGGCGGCGTTGACCATCGGCCCCGCCACCATTTCGTTTCTGGCTGGTGGGAACCCGGCTGTCGCGGCGCCCGCGCGGGACTATCTGCTGATCCTGATCCTGGGCGCGCCTGTGCAGTTCGGCCTGGGACTGCATGCCGATGCCTTGCGCAACGAGGGGCGGGCCGGGCTGATCGCGCTGCTTTCGGTGCTTGTCAACCTGCTGAATATTGCGGCGAACTATACAGCGATCGTGTGTCTCGACCTTGGGGTCGCCGGATCCGCGGCCGGCACCGTTGCCGCGCAGGCGCTTGGCCTGTCACTTCTCGTGGCGGTGCGCGGACGCAGCTCCAGCCTGCTGCCGCTGGCGGCCCTGTTGCGCGACAACTGGTTGTCCGGGTGGCGACAGATCCTCGCGCTGGGTCTGCCCCTCAGCCTGAGCTTCATCGGGATGGCCCTGGTGGTCAGCACCGTGCTCGTCGCCATCGGCACCGACGCCGACGGCGCGGATCAGGCCACCTGTGTCGCGGCCTATGGCGTGGTGACGCGCATGCTGGGGCTGGCCTTCCTGCCGCAGATGGCGATCGCGCTGTCCACCCAGAGCATCACCGGCAACAATGTCGGCGCGGGCCGCGTGGACCGGGCGCGCGCGGCCCTGCGGTTGGCCATGGCCAGCGCGTTCCTCTGGTGTCTGAGTGTCGCCCTGGCCGGCATGTTCGCGGGCGGGACGCTGGGCGCGCTGTTTTCAACCGATCCCGCGATCGCCACCGCCGTTGGCGCGATCATGCGCCCGATGACCGCGCTCTATGCCATCACCGGGCCGATCCTCGTGATGGCCATGCATTTCCAGGCGATGGGGTATCCCTCGCGCACCGCGGTGTTGACCCTGGCCAAGCCCTGGATTCTGACGCCGGCGCTGATCGTGGCCCTGAATGCGGCCTTCGGCGCGCGGGGACTGTGGTTCGCCTTTCCAGTGGCGGATGCCGTTCTGTTTGCTCTGGCCCTCACAATCATCTTTTGGTTCCGCGTGCCCGATACCGCCCCGTTGGCGCCGCAGGCGAAGGAGGTCGCATGA
- a CDS encoding ABC transporter permease → MRWQVIFDNWERLLGGLWTTLELVALALVVGAALALVVAMARVSRNPLLAWTGRGYIFFFRGTPLLVQLFLIYYGLSQFTFVRSSMLWPILREPYWCAIIAFALNTSGYTAEILRGAIQAVPRGQIEAAQALGMSRALTFRRIIMPIAVRYGFPAYGNEVILMIKASALASTITILDLMGVTRTLISRTFAVTELFLAAGVIYLVITLVLTRVFALVERRLNRHLTGRG, encoded by the coding sequence ATGCGCTGGCAGGTCATCTTCGACAACTGGGAACGGCTGCTCGGCGGGCTGTGGACCACGCTGGAACTGGTGGCGCTGGCCCTGGTGGTGGGGGCGGCGCTGGCGCTGGTGGTGGCGATGGCGCGGGTCTCGCGCAATCCGCTGCTGGCCTGGACCGGGCGCGGCTATATCTTCTTCTTCCGCGGCACGCCGCTGCTGGTGCAGCTGTTCCTGATCTATTACGGCCTGTCGCAGTTCACTTTCGTGCGCAGCAGCATGCTGTGGCCGATCCTGCGCGAGCCATACTGGTGCGCCATCATCGCCTTTGCGCTGAACACCAGCGGCTATACCGCCGAGATCCTGCGCGGCGCGATTCAGGCGGTGCCGCGCGGCCAGATCGAGGCGGCACAGGCGCTGGGCATGAGCCGGGCGCTGACCTTCCGGCGGATCATCATGCCGATCGCGGTACGCTATGGCTTTCCCGCCTATGGCAACGAGGTGATCCTGATGATCAAGGCCAGCGCGCTGGCCAGCACCATCACCATCCTGGATCTGATGGGTGTCACCCGCACGCTGATTTCACGCACCTTCGCCGTGACCGAATTGTTCCTGGCGGCCGGCGTGATCTATCTGGTCATCACCCTGGTGCTGACCCGGGTGTTCGCGCTGGTGGAACGGCGGCTGAACCGGCATCTGACCGGGCGTGGCTGA